The genomic window GTTCGGTCCGATGAAGCCGAATATCTCTCCTTCTTCAACTGAGAAAGTTACACCTTCTACTCCTCTGGACTTTCCGTAGTATTTAGTGAGATCTCTCACTTCGATCACCGACACGTTTACACCTCCTTGATTGACTGGTCAGTCAAATTCTAACAAAATAAAATCAGACATGTCAACATGCCTTTGTGGGATGAGATAAATCTCCTGAATTGAAAGCATTCATCATCGAAGAAACTCTAAAATTTTACTCTCGATCTTTTCTCTTTTCAGTTTTGCTATTCTCTCGAGTGAAAACTCATCCTCAAGCCAGCAAACGAATTTGTACCCGAGACAGTAACCCAGGAGCTGCTTCTCAAAAAGTTCATACCACGAACCAAAGAATGGATTCAAAGGTTCTTTTTCTTCTATTCTTCTCAAAAATTCCCGTTTGAGTAAATCTTCGTTCTCTTCACACCAATCGAACCATGCTGACATGTAACCACGAGCCCTGATCCATTCAGGAACGGGATATTTCGAAGAAAAGAGTAAGTCTGGCACCTGGGCAAAACACGAGACAAGAACGAAAGACATCATCAACACCACAATTTTTTTCATACTACCTCTCACCCCGATGGACGTTGTATGTGCGGGTGATCAACCTCCCAACGACCAGAATCAGAAGAGCAATCACCACTCCAAACAGAGCACCGTTCATGTCTATGAACACATCGTACAGCGAAGATCCTCTGTTGTGAAAAACCTGGTTGTACTCATCGAGAACGGCTATCAATGTAGGTAAAGACACTCCCAACAAAATAGAAAACACATACTTTCTAAGATAAGTATAACTAAACGTGAAAGAAAGAATGCCCATTATAAAATAAAGTCCAAAATGGGCAGATTTTCTGACAAGATCTTCCCCCGTTGGTTTTTTGTCAGGGAACCACCATTTTTCGAGTAGAGATCTCAGATTTTTGTACCAATTTGTCCGTGTGAAATCAAGAACACTATCTATCTTTTTGAGAAACTTATAAACGCTCCCGGACTGCCTTCCAGAAACATCAGGGGGCTGCGATGAAAAGTAAAAGACAAGACCGATCCATATCAATATCAGGATTAGAATCAAAAAAGATCTTTTCATCCTATCACCTCAACAGGAATTCTACCATCGTTTCGTACTTCCTATAACTAAATGTTAAAATATTGTTGCACCCAAAAACTCATCAGGGGGTGCTCCTATGAATTTTCCACGATGTAAAACTGTGGAGAAGTCGCTCCCGATCTTCCTCAAGGGTGAAAACGAAGGTGTTTTATTCATCCACGGTTACACGGGATCACCCCACGATTTCGAGTACATGGCAAAAGAGGTGAACAGAGTGGGTTTCACCGTTTCCGTTCCGAGACTTCCAGGACACGGAACCTGTGGTGAAGATTTTCTGATGACAACCGCTCGAGACTGGCTGAGACGCGTCTTCGATGCATATTACGATTTAAAAGCCATATGCGATAGAGTCCATGTGGTTGGACTTTCCATGGGTGGTGTGATCGCCCTGATACTCGCATCTCAGATGAATCCTCCAAAACTGGTCACACTTGCCGCGGCAACACATGTTTTCGACAAAAGGATAGTCCTCACGCCTCTTTTGAAGCTCTTTTCGAAGAAGATGCCCCGCAAAAGCACAGAAAAGTACGAAGATCCGGGCATCGAATACCTGAGAAAAGAGTACTGGTCTTACAACTGGCCCAAGCAGGCAGCGGAGCTCTACAAACTCATGAGACTGGCAAGAAAGAGTGTTTC from Thermotoga sp. Mc24 includes these protein-coding regions:
- a CDS encoding VanZ family protein, with the translated sequence MKRSFLILILILIWIGLVFYFSSQPPDVSGRQSGSVYKFLKKIDSVLDFTRTNWYKNLRSLLEKWWFPDKKPTGEDLVRKSAHFGLYFIMGILSFTFSYTYLRKYVFSILLGVSLPTLIAVLDEYNQVFHNRGSSLYDVFIDMNGALFGVVIALLILVVGRLITRTYNVHRGER
- a CDS encoding alpha/beta hydrolase; the encoded protein is MNFPRCKTVEKSLPIFLKGENEGVLFIHGYTGSPHDFEYMAKEVNRVGFTVSVPRLPGHGTCGEDFLMTTARDWLRRVFDAYYDLKAICDRVHVVGLSMGGVIALILASQMNPPKLVTLAAATHVFDKRIVLTPLLKLFSKKMPRKSTEKYEDPGIEYLRKEYWSYNWPKQAAELYKLMRLARKSVSKITSDTLVVAAKNDNMVPMKATEFIYNNIRSENKKLLVFEKSGHVLSNDVEKEDVTKAVIEWLKGE